agttaacattatgtttccgaatgacaccaccaagaggtaaaatatatagtgaaaacaatagtggccctaaaacggaaccttgaggagcactgaaatttacagttgatttgtcagaggacaaaccattcacagagacaaactgatatctttccgacagataagatctaaaccaggccagaacttgtccgtgtagaccaatttgggtttccaatctctccaaaagaatgtggtgatcgatggtatcaaaagcagcactaaggtctaggagcacgaggacagatgcagagcctcggtctgatgccattaaaaggtcatttaccacctgcacaagtgcagtctcagtgctatgatggggtctaaaaccagactgaagcatttcgtatacattgtttgttttcaggaaggcagtgagttgctgcgcaacagcttttttttAAGTTGAGAGGAATGGGATATTCGATATAGgtcgatagttttttatattttctgggtcaaggtttgtttggctttttcaagagaggctttattactgccacttttagtgagtttggtacacatccggtggatagagagccgtttattatgttcaacataggagggccaagcacaggaagcagctctttcagtagtttagttggaatagggtccagtatgcagcttgaaggtttagaggccatgatttttttcatcattgtgtcaagagatatagtactaaaacacttgagtgtctcccttgatcctaggtcctggcagagttgtgcagactcagaagaactgagctttggaggaatacgcagatttaaagaggagtccgaaatttgctttctaatgatcatgatcttttcctcaaagaagctcatgaatttatcactgctgaagtgaaagccatcctctcttggggaatgttgctttttagttagctttgcgacagtatcaaaaatatattttggattgttcttattttcctcaattaattaggaaaaataggatgatcgagcagcagtgagggctcttcgatactgcacggtactgtctttccaagctagtcggaagacttccagtttggtgtagcgccatttctgttccaattttctggaagcttgcttcagagctcgggtattttctgtataccagggagctagtttcttatgacaaatgttttttgtttttaggggtgcgactgcatctagggtattgcgcaaggttaaattgagttcctcagttaggtggttaactgatttttgtaatttgacatccttgggtaggcggaaggagtctggaagggcatctaggaatctttgggttgtccgagaatttattgcacgacttttgatgatccttggtttgggtttgagcagattatttgttgcgattgcaaacgtaataaaatgatggtccgatagtccaggattatgaggaaaaacattaagatccacaacatttattccacgggacaaaactaggtccagagtatgactgtggcagtgagtaggtccgaaGACATGTTGGACagaacccactgagtcgatgatggctccgaaagccttttggagtgggtctgtggacttttccatgtgaatattaaagtcaccaaaaatgttaatattatctgccatgactacaaggtccgataggaaatcagggaactcagtgaggaacgctgtatatggcccaggaggcctgtaaacagtagctataaaaagtgattgagtaggctgcgtagatttcatgactagaagctcaaaagacgaaaactgcattttttttttgtaaattgaaatttgctatcgtaaatgttagcaacacctccgcctttgtgggACGCgggggggatatggtcactagtgtaaccaggaggtgaggcctcatttaacacagtaaattcatcaggcttaagccatgtttcagtcaggccaatcacatcaagattatgatcagtgattagttcattgactataactgccttggaagtgaggtatctaacattaagtagccctattttgagatgtgagatattatcacaatctctttcaataatggcaggaatggaggaggtctttatcctagtgagattgctaaggcgaacacagccatgtttagttttgcccaatctagatcgaggcacagacacggtctcaatggggatagctgagctgactacactgactgtgctaatggcagactccactaaactggcaggctggctaacagcctgctgcctggcctgcaccctatttcattgtgaagctaggggagttagagccctgtctatgttcgtagataagatgagagcacccctccagctaggatggagtccgtgaCTCCTCAACATGCCAGGCTGGTCACCTAGTTACAGAGCTACatcatcaatactctgtttcccctccttctggtcacctagtTACAGAGCTACatcatcaatactctgtttcctctccttctggtcacctagtTACAGAGCTACatcatcaatactctgtttcccctccttctggtcacctagtTACAGAGCTACatcatcaatactctgtttcccctccttctggtcacctagtTACAGAGCTACatcatcaatactctgtttcctctccttctggtcacctagttacagagctacagcatcaatactctgtttcctctccttctggtcacctagttacagagctacagcatcaatactctgtttcccctccttctggtcacctagtTACAGAGCTACatcatcaatactctgtttcctctccttctggtcacctagttacagagctacagcatcaatactctgtttcccctccttctggtcacctagcaacagagctacagcatcaattctctgtttcctctccttctggtcacctagttacagagctacagcatcaatactctgtttcccctccttctggtcacctagcaacagagctacagcatcaatactctgtttcctctccttctggtcacctagcAACAGAGCTACatcatcaatactctgtttcctctccttctggtcacctagtTACAGAGCTACatcatcaatactctgtttcctctccttctggtcacctagttacagagctacagcatcaatactctgtttcccctccttctggtcacctagcaacagagctacagcatcaatactctgtttcctctccttctggtcacctagcAACAGAGCTACAGCATCCTGACAGGTTTTGTTAAAAACAACTTTtggcagtaacacacacacacacacacacacacacacacacacacacacacacacacacacacacacacacacacacacacacacacacacacactcacacacacacacacacacacacacacacacacacacacacacacacacacacacacacacacacacacacacacagcgctatAACTAGAGGATCCTGAGAAACACCAGTTGTTGGGTGGTTGGTCTCTCTTTACACTCAGACAAAAGCTTGGAGACTTCTGCTACTGATGATGTAGGAGCTGCCTATAAATAGATTGTTATTCTTACCCCTGCCATCTACAAATAGATTGTTATTCTTACCCTGCCATCTATAAATAGCCTGTTATTCTTACCCTGCCATCTATAAATAGCCTGTTATTCTTACCCTGCCATCTATAAATAGCCTGTTATTCTTACCCCTGCCATCTTGGCCTAATTTCCACTGAGCATAGTGTGATGATTGAGTGGTGAAGTGTTGGATGACTGACTGATTGAATTACACCCTATCatgtatgtagtgcactacttttgaccagagccctgtgttgGCTGGCtgggtgagtgggtgggtgggtaggcTGGCTGACTAGGTGGGCGGCTGACTGGGTGGGTGGCTGACTGGGTGGGGGGGGTGGTTGACTGGATGGGTGGCTGACTGGGTGGGCGGGTGgttggctgcctggctggctggctggctgggtatGGGTGGGTGGCTGAAGGGCTGGGTGGATGGGTGGCTGAAGGGCTGGGTGGATGGGTGGCTGAAGGGCTGGGTGGCTGAAGGGctgggtggatgggtggatgggtggCTGCAGGGCTGGGTGGCTGAAGGGctgggtggatgggtggatgggtggCTGACTGGGTGGGTGGCTGAAGGGCTGGTTGGCTGAAGGGCTGGTTGGCTGAAGGGCTGGGTGGCTGAAGGGCTGGGTGGCTGAAGGGCTGAAGGGCTGGGTGGATGGGTGGCTGAAGGGCTGGGTGGCTGAAGGGCTGGGTGGCTGAAGGGCTGaagggctgggtggctgggtggctgaAGGGCTGGGTGGCTGAAGGGCTGGGTGGCTGAAGGGCTGGGTGGATGGGTGGCTGAAGGGCTGGGTGGCTGAAGGGCTGGGTGGCTGAAGGGATGaagggctgggtggctgggtggctgaAGGGCTGGGTGGCTGAAGGGCTGGGTGCTGAAGGGCTGAAGGGCTGGGTGGATGGGTGGCTGAAGGGCTGGGTGGCTGAAGGGCTGGGTGGCTGAAGGGCTGaagggctgggtggctgggtggctgaAGGGCTGGGTGGCTGAAGGGCTGGGTGGCTGAAGGGCTGGATGGCTGAAGGGCTGGGTGTTTTGCTAGTGTTCCAGGTGTAGCATGGTGAGCTAGGACATCCATCCATAGGACTCCTCTGATAATACTCTGGTGCACTTTggtcctttcctctctctctctgtccctgcctacCTGCCTCCCTGCATGTCTGCCTTcccccctccctgcctctctccctccctgcctctctcccaccctgcctctctctctccctccctgcctctctctctccctccctgcctctctccctccctgcctctctctctccctccctgccttcccccctccctgcctctctccctcccttcctgccttcccccctccctacctctctccctcccttcctgctAACTGGCTTGTTACATGAGAGAGATGTGTCTATGTCTCTGAATTGTGTTTTTAGAGGACTGGAGTGCCTGGGTATTTTTTAATGTGAAAGGATTTCAAATTAACTTGTGTTGTTTATTTACTAAACACATGTCCACTCTTCAAGATTAGTTTGTATTTCTGGTTGAAGGGAAAACAATCCATAGTGTTATGTTTTTGTGATCATTTGTTGCAGACAGAGGGATATCTTGAAAATACGTCATATTTTGGTTACAATCAGTTATTTTTGGTCATtaaaaatatgtttaaaaaaaaagtcaTTTTGCAACCAGTATTCAACCTGACCATAACGTCACAAACAACTTAATGACAACCAGTATATAACCTGACCATAACGTCACAAACAACTTCAAGACAACCAGTATTCAACCTGACCATAACGTCACAAACAACTTCAAGACAACCAGTATATAACCTGACCATAACGTCACAAACAACTTCAAGACAACCAGTATATAACCTGACCATAACGTCACAAACAACTTCAAGACAACCAGTATATAACCTGACCATAACGTCACAAACAACTTCAAGACAACCAGTATATAACCTGACCATAACGTCACAAACAACTTCAAGACAACAAGTATATAACCTGACCATAACGTCACAAACAACTTCAAGACAACCAGTATATAACCTGACCATAACGTCACAAACAACTTCAAGACAACCAGTATTCAACCTGACCATAACGTCACAAACAACTTCAAGACAACCAGTATTCAACCTGACCATAACGTCACAAACAACATCAGAATGACTTTTTGCCTGttggggaaaagtcaagggttctgcaAATCATTGATCTCTACTGAACCATGTTCTTTTGGCAATGATTACTGGCCAAGAGGTCTTCAACGTATTGCATTTGATATCAATCACTATGTTGTTCTTCCACAAAGACTATGAGAGTAGTGTTGTCTATCTATTACTGGACACAGTCACCAGCTGTGTGTCCCACTATACAGTACTGAGGAGAGTCTTAGAGAGGAGagtcctggacacacacacacacacacacacacacacacacacacacacacacacacacacacacacacacacacacacacacacacacacacacacacacacacacacacacacacacacacacacacacacacacacgacctccCTGCTGTTCTAACCAGCCGTCTCTACAGcatatctacaggtacacacacacacacacacacacacacacacacacacacacacacacacacacacacacacacacacaaacacacacacacacacacacacacacacacacacacacacacacacacacacacacacacacacacacacacacacacacacacacaccctgaaggCTTGGTTTGGGCTGGGTTGCTGCCAGTCCGTCTCTGCTGCTCTGGCCAATTTGTCCTTTTTGGCAAGACAGCAATGTAACTACGagctacagtagagtagagtaca
This portion of the Salvelinus namaycush isolate Seneca unplaced genomic scaffold, SaNama_1.0 Scaffold1354, whole genome shotgun sequence genome encodes:
- the LOC120036489 gene encoding vegetative cell wall protein gp1-like encodes the protein MDGCPSSPCYTWNTSKTPSPSAIQPFSHPALQPPSPSATQPPSPSALQPPSPSATQPFSHPSTQPFSPSAPSPSATQPFSHPATQPFIPSATQPFSHPALQPPIHPALQPPSPSATQPFSHPATQPFSPSATQPFSHPALQPPIHPALQPFSHPALQPPSPSANQPFSQPALQPPTQSATHPPIHPALQPPSPAATHPPIHPALQPPSPSATHPPSPSATHPPSPSATHPYPASQPARQPTTRPPSQPPIQSTTPPTQSATHPVSRPPSQPAYPPTHSPSQPTQGSGQK